A segment of the Lycium ferocissimum isolate CSIRO_LF1 chromosome 5, AGI_CSIRO_Lferr_CH_V1, whole genome shotgun sequence genome:
gttcaaagtgaaaatatgaATGTGGGGTTTTTATGGGTCAAAGagtttttaagtttttaacaCCTCTATGTTCACAGGAACTGTAATTTTGTGCTTTTGGCTATCCAAGAACTGAAAAAGATTGAATCGTTTGCCCTGTAGATGGTGGGTTTTCTACATCTCTGGTAATTTTAGCTTTTTGAGTTGTTTCTGTTTTGCTTGATTGTGATggcaacaaatacatatgcaaattTAAGGTTGTAATTAGCTCTTGTGTTGATAGTTAAATATTGTTTTCAAGCAGTTAGTTCAACTTTTGTGGTCCAAATGAAACATATGGATATTGAGAATTCATATAGCCAAGAAAATTAGTTTGAGATTGAGTGGTTATTTCAGTTTCAAGGTTTTtagagcttttttttttaaatttttgagaGCCATGGAACATTTGTTATTGGGTTTGGTAGGAGAGAATTGATTTATTACTGTTTACTTATGGTTTCTCCTTTTCCATTTCCATGGATTGTTGGTTAGTCTTCTGCCTATTTATCATTTTCATTGTTGTCTATTCCTTTATCatgttcttattttttcttaatcaaGGCAGTGTTAATTAGATATTCAAATAGGATATACTTAAATACGTGCCAAGTGTTACCTATTATGAGAAATTACTCGAATATTCACGGACCATTCTGGATTTGAACCTGCAGGGAGGGTATTTTAGTAGTATATTGAAAGACATGAAGTGTTTTCCGTTCTACACTGGTGAGAAGAAGGAAGAACCTAACACAGTGAAGTCAAATTCAGGTCTATCCTCCTCTTCCGCACTTTCTGATCGTGAATTTAGGCAGTCTCGTCTTGAGTCAGGCTCTCAGAATGCATCGGATACGAGCACAGAGTCCAGAGGAAGGAGCCAATTTCCCAGCCTGTCCGATAGGCCTTCCGATCTCAGGGTATTTACATTCTCAGAACTGAAAGCAGCAACGAAGAATTTCAACCGTATTACCAAGATCGGGGAGGGTGGATTTGGATGTGTATATAAGGCCACTGTAAAGAGCGGTGAGGATTCAGTTAAAAAGATTGACGTGGCTGTAAAACAACTCGGTAGGAGAGGATTACAGgtacctttcttttttaagtTCGAATAATTATGTATTAGAAATATTAGGATCTTACACTTTGACATCTAAGCTTTTTAGCTGCCTGAAACTAAATCGAAATATTACCTTAATCACTGTCATTTCTCTGCCCATGTAAGCCTTATTTACGGAGCTGAATCAGAACTTCAGGAATTTGATTAGGACAGAAAAGCTTGGAAGAACAAAGCAAACTACTTTGCAGTATTAAGTTGCTACGGAAATGTTTTAACTTAAATGTTTATACATCTATAGAcccacaccacaacatacatacTCACTAATTTGAATTGGCTTGATGTTATTCAAAATGTATAATCTAACTGTGCACATGGAATCCCATGGACTTGGATGATCTCTTATGTTAAAACGTGGTCTTTTGTTTTGTacttttcctctctttctttgtgGTATAGTGATGTACTCGCAGCTCAACCCATctacatcaacaacaacatacccagtgtaatttcACACTAGATGGAAAACTCGACATATTTGAACAACTCTAGATGGCAAggtttttgaaatttgaacagAAAGTGCTGAACCTTAGAATTTATTAGTACCATTTAAGAAAAAAGTGCTGAATGGCAGAAGTATAGCTGGTAAATTAAAAAGGtcaaattatttcttctaacatGTGATGGTAATACAGTTCTAGTGATCAAATCTTCTGATGATTGAGGATGACCTAAAAGATAGTTGCTTAGCTTGCCCCATTGGAACATTCTTCCCAACATAGACAGGTGATTGGTGCTGGTATTAGTTTTGGATTGCTTAGTAGCCTGAAGAGAACATTTTCCATAATGGGGTTTTGTCCAATATGACCTCTATTAAAATGAGAATAGAGAACGGAAAAGGGTTTATTTTTCCCAACTTCATAGATAGATAAGCATGACAGAAGTTCAATTATCATCCAATACTACACCAAAAATTAATCAAGTCAATTTCTGATAAACTTAATAGGTCATATAATTGTGGAAAGAGGTTGTAAACTAGAAAATCTTCTGCTCTGTATATAGTTGTACATTGCCAGCTCACGAATAAGGTACTTGGAAAGCTGCTTATACTTCAGTTTTTGACATTCTATGATGTCCTTACTTTGGTCACTAGGACCAATTCTTCATGGTTATGGTGAAGTTTCTGCAGAATAACTAACTTATTTCACATGTTTTCTTGTGACTCACACaccaattttctgatttttagcTACTGCTTAGTTAATCTTTTTAGACATAAATTTGGTGAACCCGGTGAATAACCAGTCTGTTCACAGTAATTCTATGGAATGAACCATGCTAATACAGAAAACATGATAAACATGTTGTTGTCCCATTTGTAAATTAATATACTCTTATAACTTGTATACAACAGGGCCACAAAGAGTGGGTGACAGAAGTTAATTTTCTGGGGGTGGCTGAACACAGAAACCTCGTCAAATTAGTTGGCTACTGCGCAGAAGATGATGAGAGAGGAATCCAACGGCTTTTAGTGTATGAATACATGCCTAACAGAAGTGTTGAAAACCATTTGTCAGCTAGGTCAGAAACGCCTCTCTCCTGGGCAATGAGGTTAAAGATAGCCCAAGATGCTGCTCGTGGCTTAACATACCTACATGAAGAAATGGATGTTCAGGTGCTTTTTCCACTTAGCTACTTACATCTATATAAAGTGTAAATATGTACTCCTTCCGTccaaatttatgtgaaggtgtttgactgggcatgtagtttaagaaagaaaggaacacttttgaaacttgtggtccaaaataaagatatttgtgtggctataaatcatctcattaagggtaaaatgggcaTTTTAAACGTaattttttactaaatatagaaaggtgtcattctttttggggcTGATAAAAAAggagagtgtcacataaattgggatggaggagAAATATGTAACTAGCAATAAACTTCAGCCCCTTTGTGTCTTTTGTTTTGTTAGCTCAAGTTGTTAATGTTTTGAATCAGCTATTTTTATCGTTCAGAAGCCTGAtgtctttcttttttgataTTATAGATCATCTTCAGAGATTTCAAATCTTCAAACATTCTCCTGGATGAGCAATGGAATGCTAAGCTGTCCGATTTTGGATTGGCTCGTTTAGGACCCCCTGAGGGTCAAAGCCATGTCTCAACTGCGGTATGTGTAACAGTAAGACTCACCGGTACCTTTCTATTACTTCAACTGATAATGAACGATTATAGATATGACTCAACTGAAAGACTGCGACAAACTGATAAGCATTGAAAAATGGAAGTACTGAAAACCTGAATCTCAAGATAGAGAATTGGGATGAGAAGCTCAGAAGTTTCCTAAGAAACAAATCCTGCTATTGCTACTGCTCATTCCTGCTTTTATAACTAACTCTTGCCAGAGGGCGGATGTAGCATACGGACATCGGGTTCATCTGAACCGAGTACTTTTAGTTGACGTAgaacataaatttatatgtaaaaatccACGAAACTTGCAAAAAATAATAGATATGAATTCATAactttaaagatatattggttCAATGTTAAAAACCTTAAATGCTGAACCCATTCCGCCTCTCGCTCCCAGatggtcccaaattcttccagCGTGATCAGCACATGCTTTATTTTGCTCTCCACTCAAATTCAGCTAACTTTTGAGGGGGGTTTCTCATTCGTTTGCCTTGCATTGACATATTTTGTTCTTCTTCCAGCAAGGCATCTGATTTGGCATCCACCTCAGCAACTTCAGTTTCACCATTCATGACAGTATGCTCCCATAACTTGTTGGCATGCATCTCAATACATGTAGCCTGAAGatctttcccttctttttcagCTTTTCTTGTTCgttcattaattttttctatGTAGGATATTAGAAGACGTTAATATAGTCATATAGACCTGACTCGTATGTGGGATCAACTATGATTTATCTAATTTCTTCCTGGATTTCCTTGCCAAGAATAGTTCGCTGACTCTTAATTCTAATTTTCATCCATGTcacttttttaacaaaaaaggtCCAGCCGTTACTTTTCACGGAAAGCCAAGAAGTTTGTTGCCAAAAATTGCCGTCAACTTTTGCATAACTTCATTTTTGATTCACTGTCAGTTTAGCaaatcttattcatgattttaaACAATATACGCTCCTTTAGTAAAAGATTATGTCAAAATCCAGTGCGATTTCTAATTTGAATTGCACCAGGTGTTGTGTCAAAGtaattgaatttatttttagttgAATTTGTCATTTCACTAGATGATAAGGTTTGGTATATCtagttaataaaataaagtaactCTACCAGTTTCAACCTATATGTTGAATGATGAATGCTAATTTTGGTggtaaatatgtattttttcttagCTTTTAAACGGAGAAGAAGCATGCTTTCCAAGTCTCCTCTTCCTTCCCCCACCCCGCGTAATCTAGCGTTGATTTTGTTTGTTGGCCTTTTCAGTTCTATGGATTATTGAAAACTATTtccccaatttatgtgacacttttcgcttacgagtcaatttgactaatctttaaagttaaattaaattTGATCAACTGAatactttaaaattaaaatctacATGTTCAAAAACTGTATCAGGTTGTTGGAACCATGGGATATGCTGCTCCTGAATATGTTCAAACTGGCCGTCTCACTTCCAAGAGTGATGTGTGGAGCTATGGGGTCTTTCTTTATGAGCTGATTACTGGTCGACGCCCATTAGATCGAAATCGTCCCAGGAGTGAGCAGAAGCTCTTAGAGTGGGTAAAACCGTACATATCAGATTCTAAGAAGTTTCAGAAAATATTAGACCCAAGGCTTGAAAGTAAAATCTCAAGGTCAGCCCAGAAGCTCTCCATTGTTGCCAACCGCTGCTTGGTCAGAAATCCAAAGTCACGGCCGAAAATGAGTGAGGTCCTGGAAATGGTGAACAAAGTTGTCGAAGCGTCAACAGGAACAGGAAATCCTGAACCACCTGTGAGAATTGCGGAACCAACTTCACCAGAACCtgaaagaaaaggtaaaaggAGGATAATTGATATTAAAGATGGTGGACGGTTAGTACGCATGTGGTCAACAAAGCTGACAAACACCTGTTAATATAGTAATTTTCAATAtgcacaaaagaaaaaggagacaAGAAAAAGTTGACTGAACATTATATCCTTCAGCGAGAAAGGTAACACAGAAGTGCAGATTATATTATTCCCAATATATGTGGTGACTTTTGTCATTATATGTGACTTGCTGCAGAATCTTCTGGAGATCCTTAATGATGAATGAAGGGGTTTGGCATTTTGTATAAGGAATCTAAAGCTCTCATGGTACTACTGATCTTGGTATTTTCAGTTTCATTGAAAACGGCATTTATAGTTTTCTATGATATCCAAGAAAATGAATAAGATGGGAAAGTTTGTTTTGTTATACATGAAAGTTAGTGAGACTCGTTGATATAGAGAAATGGAATCTAGTGTTATAAACTCTTTTCTATTCTGAGTCATGTTTGTTTAGGAATGTGATCTGAAACAAACATTCAAGTGAAATATTGAATCTTGTAACTAGATTATTTCAATATCGAAAATGGAAATGAGTTTTTTTGTGGTATTAGATGAGCAGTTTTCTGGAAGGCCAGTTTTTAAAGACACAGTTCTGAGAATATAGTGACTcaaaagatttcaaatctcatttTGATTGGTAGTGAACTTGTTTGTTTGATCATCTTGTGTACTCTTTACACAATGTCTAGTTGATAAGGGAAAGGGGAGGGCTTGTTTACTTCCCTTGGGTGAACAACCACCACCACTACTACTATGTTTCAGTCCCAAATAAGTTCGGATTGGTTGTATGAATTATCATTGACCATGTTTAAAAGGTCATCCCGCGTTCAGGCAGGGTTGGGGAAGGGCGGAACCCCAAAGGGGTATAATGTGGACAATCTACCTTGACAGCAAGCATCAGTGGTTGATTGCATCACTCAAACTTGTGACCTATATTATAAGGAGACAACTTTACCGTTGCTTCAAGGCTCCCCTCACTGATCATGTTTATTCAATTAAATTCATTCACCACTTCTCTTTTCATGCAGTTGCTGCCTTCTTGTTTTTTGTCATCATTCAAATATCACATGATTAGTGCAAAATGTATGTTATTCTTGACTTTGCTATCCCAatcatattcagtacattagcATAACTGGTGACCTTTTGACTAGACTATTCTTGTCAAGCAGCCATTTACATAGTTTTTAATATTGTTCCTTGTTGAAATGATTTCATGGTCATATTTCCACCCAAAATGGTTG
Coding sequences within it:
- the LOC132057311 gene encoding serine/threonine-protein kinase PCRK1-like isoform X1 — its product is MGGYFSSILKDMKCFPFYTGEKKEEPNTVKSNSGLSSSSALSDREFRQSRLESGSQNASDTSTESRGRSQFPSLSDRPSDLRVFTFSELKAATKNFNRITKIGEGGFGCVYKATVKSGEDSVKKIDVAVKQLGRRGLQGHKEWVTEVNFLGVAEHRNLVKLVGYCAEDDERGIQRLLVYEYMPNRSVENHLSARSETPLSWAMRLKIAQDAARGLTYLHEEMDVQIIFRDFKSSNILLDEQWNAKLSDFGLARLGPPEGQSHVSTAVVGTMGYAAPEYVQTGRLTSKSDVWSYGVFLYELITGRRPLDRNRPRSEQKLLEWVKPYISDSKKFQKILDPRLESKISRSAQKLSIVANRCLVRNPKSRPKMSEVLEMVNKVVEASTGTGNPEPPVRIAEPTSPEPERKGKRRIIDIKDGGRLVRMWSTKLTNTC
- the LOC132057311 gene encoding serine/threonine-protein kinase PCRK1-like isoform X2 translates to MKCFPFYTGEKKEEPNTVKSNSGLSSSSALSDREFRQSRLESGSQNASDTSTESRGRSQFPSLSDRPSDLRVFTFSELKAATKNFNRITKIGEGGFGCVYKATVKSGEDSVKKIDVAVKQLGRRGLQGHKEWVTEVNFLGVAEHRNLVKLVGYCAEDDERGIQRLLVYEYMPNRSVENHLSARSETPLSWAMRLKIAQDAARGLTYLHEEMDVQIIFRDFKSSNILLDEQWNAKLSDFGLARLGPPEGQSHVSTAVVGTMGYAAPEYVQTGRLTSKSDVWSYGVFLYELITGRRPLDRNRPRSEQKLLEWVKPYISDSKKFQKILDPRLESKISRSAQKLSIVANRCLVRNPKSRPKMSEVLEMVNKVVEASTGTGNPEPPVRIAEPTSPEPERKGKRRIIDIKDGGRLVRMWSTKLTNTC